CATTTTCTTCCGCTTCCATTTTTGAAAGCACGTTTGGAAGGTAATTCACACTCTTCACGGTGGCAAATAGTGGGGGCTTAATTGGAATAGATGAAGTTACTACTTTCAAACCTTTCTGATCAGGTGGTGATTGATCTTGAATTACAATGGCATAAAGGGCAGATTCATGACATCCAGATGGGGACAGTTGGAAATCACCCAGACCCGCTGAAAGCCAGTATCTCAGTGATCCTTTTCTACATTTTGAAGCACTCACGGTTTGGATAAGTATCCTTCTTATGCTTTCCCTATCAAAAGGAAGGCTTATTTTGGCCATTGATGCAGACCTTATGATCCGGTCCAGGTGTTGATCCAACTCATATAGATACCTGTAATGTAAATGGCATGTAATAACATTTGTTAGCATTTAACTTGAGAATTAGGAATTATCGACAGAATTGTCCATTTCTTAACCCCCCAAATCCACTGCCCACAATTTCTTAATCAAGTTAAGCCACAGTTCTCACTCTCTCTACACAAATTTGTAAGCACACAGCAGacatttcatgaaaaattcagAAAAGAAAGTATCAAACAGATACATTAAGGTTATTGTGAATGGGAGGAAAACTAGGTTCAAACAGCAGTAACATAAATAAGAAAAGTAATGAGGAAAATGATACCATTGACAAAAAAGATTGTTTCTGTTTATATAACCTCTCCAGTTATAACCTAGGTcaagaaataaacaagaaaaaaaaaaaaacctagatcAAGTAAAGGAGATCAGAGAACCTAACGTTTGACTGAGAAATGGACACTTTCTCTTTATTCTAGGAAAGCATGCATAAAGTTATATAAAATGTTCCATCCTTGTTTTGGTATGGGGTCTTTTTAGATAAGAAGTTTCGATATATAAGAATGATTACAAACATTTGAGCTTCTTAACAGAAATGAATGCCATGAAGTCCGCAAGTTACAATTTATCATGAGAGATATCCATGcataatatattaaaagagATTGCATCGTTCAAATATGTTTTTACAAAATGTCTCACTAACCCATCAAATATTGCGGCAGTATCAAAGACACCATGCCCTCTGTGAACCATGTGGTCATCCATGGGAATCATCATAACTGCTGGATCTGTTGTAATTCCACCATAAACACTAGAGTACATAGCCAAAAATTGCTGCTTGCCTTTATGACTTTCTCGAATAGTTTTTAGCCTGTCAATTGCCTTTATAAAAACAGGAACAGAGTTAAAAAGAAAAGCATAACTGAACCACTTGGTTTGTACTGGTACTGGTCAAAGGATACAGTTCAGAAGCTCAAAGTTTCGTACTTCAATTTCTGTTTTTCAGAAAACAGAATTCTAGCAGGTATAAGCACTGTATAAAGCATATAGTTGACTATGCAGGATGTAAGAATCTAATAATTGATACATCTGACCTCTACTCATAGTCTAGGTTTGAATAGAAGTtatctttctcttatttttttccctgTTGTGCCAACATAAGTGATGTAtccatcaaataatttaaaagccAAAAAGCTTGGAAGCATCTTTGAATGTTGCATGCATATATCTCTATACATGGATTAGTACTCCTTTTCTACACAATTATTAAAAGTTAGGAGAAAAGTTTAATATGTGAAGCTCGGTCAAACTTCTAAGTTTAAAAAATGCTATTAACAACTACTATTATCCTTTTATTAACTAAGAACTCATTTTTCTAATCTActgtcttttttatttatgtgattatattaaaatttaagaggtAAGTTTGGTGTGTGAAGTCATGTCAAACTTTTGAATTCCAAAAAGTTTCtttatgttataataaaaatctaTCATTTTGTATTGACAAAAAGATCATTGTCTAATTTATTGACAAACAATTATACagactaattaaattttaattctcaaGTACTAACATACATATAATTTCTTACTCAATTTTAATATCAACACATTTTGCTCATACAAGCTACCCTagcaaatatatacatatattagtAAAATATAACATGTAATATAACCCGTAGATAGATAGATAAGGGAGAGTGTACCTCCGAGCAAGAAAAAATTGGGACATCAAATATTTGAGTAGATTCTGCCAATACAAAGACAAATTTTAGTCATGTCAAATCCAAAATAGCATACTcgcaaatagaaaaaaaaaattagaataacaaaaaattgcAAAGTAGAGTACCAACAAACTCCAAAAAGCAATCATCTTAAAAATTTTGGATATGGTTTAGATTTAAGATTGCTCAAGGTTTCCCAGCAAGTGACTAAACATGGAAACAACAACACAACAGCAACATATCAAGCCCTTATTCCACTGTGCAATCAGCTGTCAGACATTTCTATTTATTACCTTATCTTCTCTAAGGCCATTGTATCACACCTAAGTATCTCTTACcaaatttttcttggtctttctcTACCTGTTTTACTAGATACTTGTTCCATACCATCCGTTGTCCTCACATAAACCTCTACTAAaatttcttctcacatgactaaAATAAATGGGCAATGTCTaatcattttcttccattttccaaCCCAGCCAAACAAAATTCATTTCTTGCTTTGACCCTCCCTTCCTTTTCCAGTTCCCTTTAACCAAGCCTTTCAAATAAAACGAAAGGAAGATTGACGAGAGCTAAATTATCTAGACTGGCATTTACCATAGAAGAAGACGCGGAAGAACTTGTGTGGACAATTACATGCACTGATTGAAACGTAACTTAGTGATCAAAGGCACGATCAAGACGTACAGTTCTTCATCAGCTCACAAATGAAACGAGCCTAAATTGTTAACGACTTACCCACCAGAGGTTCACTTTGATTTGAATTCCTGATGACGCTTGATAGTCTCGGTGCCCGTCCAGCGACCCCAAGGCGGAAGAACTGAGACCTAACTCCAGAAAAGGAGAGATTTCGCGGGAAAGCGTTCGAATTGGGAGAGTTATCAGGCGATCTCCGAGAAGTACAGGAGGTATGGGAGATGAGTTCAGTGAGAGATGAGATAGAAGCCATGGAATGGATCGGCTAGTGCTCTTCTGCGTTCAAATTGGCAACTATGTTCTGTAGATTTGACTTAATATTGTGTTAATGTTCTCTTGATATTGTGCTAAACACACGGGGATAAAAGCGTACTTAACAtatcctaattaattaatacattataatatattaattaatagtgtatattaaatacaatataataattattttaaatttcactTATTTTTGTACAAATGAACTTGAGTGATTcgttttttaagtatttttctcttataatttttttttaaacctatttataaatatattaaaaatacgtAACCCCCACGGACATGGCTCAGTgataaaatatgtttaattaaaagtattaagAATTAAATCATTATAGTGATATTTGTTCTATATGAAGGTATGAactgaatattttattttgtgtgtatagACTGATACCGCATTTGAGTTTATTTCACAGATAAATTGGAGGAAGGCCGCTCGTCCCCATGATTAGTCAGGCAAATCTCGAAACCTgggttataaaaaatatatatatatatagatttaaaatattaaaaaataaatcacaaataagcatttatgaaaatgataaattagaagactttaaaatataatttatttttttaaataaaagcatgattgatttataaacttaaaattatacacgatgatttttttttatcattctcatacataaattcataaattatataatgaatGATGAACTATGAAAAAACACAAATGTTAGGAATGTATACAAAACAGTTACATAATTccaaaataagcaaaaaaaacAAGGTAAGTGACATATGATTGACTAACATTTGCACAGATGGTGAATTGACAGACATTCGTTGCCAAAAGAATAAGCA
This genomic stretch from Diospyros lotus cultivar Yz01 chromosome 1, ASM1463336v1, whole genome shotgun sequence harbors:
- the LOC127795608 gene encoding D-amino-acid transaminase, chloroplastic codes for the protein MASISSLTELISHTSCTSRRSPDNSPNSNAFPRNLSFSGVRSQFFRLGVAGRAPRLSSVIRNSNQSEPLVESTQIFDVPIFSCSEAIDRLKTIRESHKGKQQFLAMYSSVYGGITTDPAVMMIPMDDHMVHRGHGVFDTAAIFDGYLYELDQHLDRIIRSASMAKISLPFDRESIRRILIQTVSASKCRKGSLRYWLSAGLGDFQLSPSGCHESALYAIVIQDQSPPDQKGLKVVTSSIPIKPPLFATVKSVNYLPNVLSKMEAEENGGYAAIWLDDEGYVAEGPNMNVAFVTKEKELVMPHFDKILSGCTARRVLVLAEDLVKEGKLKGIRVRNVTVEEGKSSDEMMLIGSGVLVRSVLQWDAQIIGDGREGPVTRALLNLILEDMKSGPRTVRVPVPYRDT